In Acropora palmata chromosome 7, jaAcrPala1.3, whole genome shotgun sequence, one genomic interval encodes:
- the LOC141886812 gene encoding uncharacterized protein LOC141886812 isoform X1, with protein sequence MAQFSNFINSVVSNFRKPPYVVLLGDVGTGKSTLVEKLTGREGRSSNANESFTRATDVFWVPDYSLIVADTPGSNALKEKLEHNVHIGAALNFRPVSRILIVVKAETRIDSVIDNVRKYADRFLELPMDVVGVLVTHMDVVDWREKDFTPLIDKELGIDTVVFSWITTDHQTLKQSILKSCTETYNLTVNHENFFKLFKIHSNHRKILKSTSDEVKKFSDKKRAFDKARKAFFGKDVIDLAFEFQAYMTDEIVEAQKRMSEKNNFTFYGDGAANEAGHVANMVNQLRMVLYDIRTECLGYQSEHGVSELRKCPHCGLIWTKVEGCEGETTCGNRPDFVNDLRDPSYAELGTFSFQWLGDGQLTITKVSKKTVNSERSSKPKTGCGNSIEWKKMATVAVPSEFSETVKVGTSDIKTLPPTAQNFQQELSGKLDEAGKNLQLDELQASG encoded by the coding sequence ATGGCACAGTTTTCCAATTTTATCAATTCAGTCGTTAGTAACTTCCGAAAACCACCCTACGTTGTTCTTCTAGGCGACGTTGGTACTGGAAAATCCACTTTAGTAGAGAAACTCACAGGACGAGAAGGCAGGAGTTCAAATGCCAACGAGAGTTTCACGAGGGCCACCGACGTTTTCTGGGTCCCTGACTATAGCCTTATTGTAGCTGATACTCCAGGAAGCAATGCACTGAAAGAGAAACTCGAACACAACGTGCACATAGGCGCTGCGCTCAATTTTAGACCTGTCTCAAGAATACTGATTGTTGTCAAAGCTGAAACTCGTATTGATTCTGTGATCGACAACGTCCGTAAGTATGCAGATCGTTTCCTGGAACTTCCCATGGATGTGGTGGGCGTTTTAGTCACGCACATGGATGTGGTGGACTGGCGAGAGAAGGACTTCACTCCACTGATCGACAAGGAGCTTGGCATCGATACTGTCGTGTTTTCCTGGATCACCACAGACCATCAGACATTGAAGCAAAGTATTTTGAAGAGCTGCACCGAAACCTATAACCTGACAGTGAACCATGAGAACTTTTTTAAGCTCTTCAAAATTCACAGCAACCATCGAAAGATTTTAAAGTCCACCAGCGATGAAGTAAAGAAGTTTTCCGATAAAAAGAGGGCATTTGATAAAGCAAGAAAAGCTTTTTTTGGCAAAGATGTGATTGACCTTGCGTTTGAGTTCCAAGCCTACATGACAGATGAAATTGTCGAAGCTCAGAAGAGAATGTCcgagaaaaacaacttcaccTTTTACGGGGATGGTGCAGCTAATGAAGCGGGTCACGTGGCTAACATGGTGAATCAACTTCGCATGGTACTCTACGACATCAGAACAGAATGTCTTGGCTACCAAAGTGAGCATGGTGTTTCTGAATTGCGCAAATGTCCACACTGCGGACTCATTTGGACCAAGGTGGAAGGCTGCGAAGGTGAAACAACCTGCGGAAATCGACCCGACTTTGTCAACGACCTCAGGGACCCATCATACGCAGAGTTGGGAACCTTTTCGTTTCAATGGCTTGGCGATGGCCAACTTACAATCACCAAGGTCAGCAAGAAAACTGTAAATTCGGAGAGAAGTTCAAAACCTAAAACTGGATGCGGAAACTCCAttgaatggaaaaaaatggcaacagTCGCTGTTCCATCTGAATTCAGCGAGACAGTCAAAGTGGGAACAAGTGATATCAAGACCCTACCCCCAACTGCACAGAATTTTCAACAGGAACTGTCTGGAAAGTTAGATGAGGCCGGAAAAAACCTACAACTGGATGAACTACAAGCCTCAGGCTGA
- the LOC141886088 gene encoding adenosine receptor A2b-like, with amino-acid sequence MTKGTIDYEVPITMASDTAFPNLSLFNHVHSNKSTVCHDLWPFLDMQVRENLPSFYIATAIAACVLNIVTACIALTLNAFAIFAICMTPSLRKQPNNYLFCSLAVSDFCVALSSQPSFVLAEILLISGRMEPYCYAVFVHFYTSWVFCGISFLTLSAISIERCLALLLHLRYTELITSARVIIAVLTYWSIWITWMTILWFGVRHRVLTDSLIALGFLIAAIDGFCYFIIIKNVKRHNLQIRQLTLCTVTDRQDLERCRRATNTMFFLVSAFVLSYVPFAITTGISALQEHEDLRTSAAHCVAVTFVSANSCVNPLIYFWRVGEFRHVARRTLRKLNFIELVGRNHSVFQTRVHSFLT; translated from the coding sequence ATGACCAAAGGCACAATTGACTACGAAGTTCCTATCACTATGGCGAGCGACACAGCGTTTCCAAATCTGAGTTTGTTCAACCATGTGCATTCTAACAAATCCACGGTGTGTCATGATCTTTGGCCTTTCCTGGATATGCAAGTTCGAGAAAATTTACCAAGCTTTTACATTGCAACAGCAATAGCTGCATGTGTTCTGAACATTGTGACAGCCTGCATTGCATTAACTTTGAACGCATTTGCCATCTTTGCAATATGTATGACTCCATCGCTTCGTAAGCAACCAAataactatttgttttgctCTTTAGCCGTTTCGGATTTTTGTGTTGCGTTGTCATCTCAGCCATCTTTCGTTCTTGCCGAGATTTTGCTGATTTCTGGACGAATGGAACCTTACTGCTATgcagtttttgttcatttttataCCAGTTGGGTATTCTGTGGAATTTCGTTTTTGACGCTTTCTGCAATCAGCATCGAGCGTTGTCTTGCCCTTCTACTTCACCTTCGATACACAGAGCTTATAACTTCCGCACGTGTCATCATAGCAGTATTGACCTATTGGTCAATATGGATAACATGGATGACCATTTTATGGTTCGGAGTCCGACACCGTGTTTTGACTGACTCGCTCATAGCacttggctttttgatagcTGCCATTGACgggttttgttattttattatcatcaAAAACGTGAAAAGACACAACCTGCAGATTCGACAACTGACGTTGTGTACTGTGACAGATCGTCAAGATCTAGAACGTTGTCGAAGGGCTACAAACACCATGTTCTTTCTTGTTTCGGCTTTCGTCTTAAGCTACGTGCCGTTTGCGATAACAACAGGAATAAGTGCTTTGCAAGAACACGAAGATTTGAGGACGTCGGCGGCTCACTGCGTGGCTGTGACTTTCGTTTCCGCCAATTCCTGCGTTAATCCATTGATATACTTCTGGCGCGTGGGTGAATTTCGTCATGTCGCCAGACGCACTctaagaaaattgaattttatcGAACTAGTAGGAAGAAATCACTCGGTGTTTCAAACAAGAGTGCATTCATTTCTCACTTAA
- the LOC141886812 gene encoding uncharacterized protein LOC141886812 isoform X2, with protein MFVLARYPGDVGTGKSTLVEKLTGREGRSSNANESFTRATDVFWVPDYSLIVADTPGSNALKEKLEHNVHIGAALNFRPVSRILIVVKAETRIDSVIDNVRKYADRFLELPMDVVGVLVTHMDVVDWREKDFTPLIDKELGIDTVVFSWITTDHQTLKQSILKSCTETYNLTVNHENFFKLFKIHSNHRKILKSTSDEVKKFSDKKRAFDKARKAFFGKDVIDLAFEFQAYMTDEIVEAQKRMSEKNNFTFYGDGAANEAGHVANMVNQLRMVLYDIRTECLGYQSEHGVSELRKCPHCGLIWTKVEGCEGETTCGNRPDFVNDLRDPSYAELGTFSFQWLGDGQLTITKVSKKTVNSERSSKPKTGCGNSIEWKKMATVAVPSEFSETVKVGTSDIKTLPPTAQNFQQELSGKLDEAGKNLQLDELQASG; from the exons ATGTTTGTCCTAGCGCGTTACCCAG GCGACGTTGGTACTGGAAAATCCACTTTAGTAGAGAAACTCACAGGACGAGAAGGCAGGAGTTCAAATGCCAACGAGAGTTTCACGAGGGCCACCGACGTTTTCTGGGTCCCTGACTATAGCCTTATTGTAGCTGATACTCCAGGAAGCAATGCACTGAAAGAGAAACTCGAACACAACGTGCACATAGGCGCTGCGCTCAATTTTAGACCTGTCTCAAGAATACTGATTGTTGTCAAAGCTGAAACTCGTATTGATTCTGTGATCGACAACGTCCGTAAGTATGCAGATCGTTTCCTGGAACTTCCCATGGATGTGGTGGGCGTTTTAGTCACGCACATGGATGTGGTGGACTGGCGAGAGAAGGACTTCACTCCACTGATCGACAAGGAGCTTGGCATCGATACTGTCGTGTTTTCCTGGATCACCACAGACCATCAGACATTGAAGCAAAGTATTTTGAAGAGCTGCACCGAAACCTATAACCTGACAGTGAACCATGAGAACTTTTTTAAGCTCTTCAAAATTCACAGCAACCATCGAAAGATTTTAAAGTCCACCAGCGATGAAGTAAAGAAGTTTTCCGATAAAAAGAGGGCATTTGATAAAGCAAGAAAAGCTTTTTTTGGCAAAGATGTGATTGACCTTGCGTTTGAGTTCCAAGCCTACATGACAGATGAAATTGTCGAAGCTCAGAAGAGAATGTCcgagaaaaacaacttcaccTTTTACGGGGATGGTGCAGCTAATGAAGCGGGTCACGTGGCTAACATGGTGAATCAACTTCGCATGGTACTCTACGACATCAGAACAGAATGTCTTGGCTACCAAAGTGAGCATGGTGTTTCTGAATTGCGCAAATGTCCACACTGCGGACTCATTTGGACCAAGGTGGAAGGCTGCGAAGGTGAAACAACCTGCGGAAATCGACCCGACTTTGTCAACGACCTCAGGGACCCATCATACGCAGAGTTGGGAACCTTTTCGTTTCAATGGCTTGGCGATGGCCAACTTACAATCACCAAGGTCAGCAAGAAAACTGTAAATTCGGAGAGAAGTTCAAAACCTAAAACTGGATGCGGAAACTCCAttgaatggaaaaaaatggcaacagTCGCTGTTCCATCTGAATTCAGCGAGACAGTCAAAGTGGGAACAAGTGATATCAAGACCCTACCCCCAACTGCACAGAATTTTCAACAGGAACTGTCTGGAAAGTTAGATGAGGCCGGAAAAAACCTACAACTGGATGAACTACAAGCCTCAGGCTGA